One region of Faecalibacter bovis genomic DNA includes:
- a CDS encoding DUF5675 family protein has protein sequence MKLELIRSYFPNGTNGILQNSKGIICYTIELPWLNNELRKSCIPEGKYVLTKRYSQKYGWHIWLKDVPNRTYILMHPANNAKKELLGCIAPVTSLGGAGIGWESRKAFNQVKDLVYQAIDKGQKVELVIKSSKT, from the coding sequence ATGAAATTAGAACTGATACGTTCATATTTCCCTAATGGAACAAATGGTATTCTTCAAAATTCGAAGGGTATCATTTGTTATACGATTGAGTTGCCATGGTTGAATAATGAATTGAGAAAATCGTGTATTCCGGAAGGGAAATATGTTTTAACGAAACGATACAGCCAAAAGTATGGGTGGCATATTTGGTTAAAAGATGTACCGAACAGGACTTATATTCTGATGCATCCTGCAAATAATGCCAAAAAAGAATTGTTGGGTTGTATTGCTCCGGTGACTTCTTTGGGTGGTGCTGGAATAGGATGGGAAAGTCGAAAGGCTTTTAATCAGGTGAAGGATTTGGTTTATCAAGCGATTGATAAAGGGCAAAAGGTTGAATTGGTGATTAAATCATCGAAAACTTAA
- a CDS encoding DUF6943 family protein, which produces MNLPEIKHYSAKVEIQSNDLFALSKGLNVGKPLEEPCPNCFVIRCTNWKQKETYKAILYAAWKTNAFDNYLYGSVIPFIRIQDFKNVVTEKAKKAFNNYRRFETDFKRYLELEKYEASIAKQLQLIRELKHVYIMRHIK; this is translated from the coding sequence ATGAACTTACCAGAAATTAAACATTATTCAGCCAAAGTAGAGATTCAGTCAAATGATCTATTTGCTTTATCCAAAGGTCTAAACGTGGGAAAGCCACTGGAAGAACCTTGCCCTAATTGTTTTGTCATTCGTTGTACCAATTGGAAACAAAAAGAAACGTACAAAGCAATTCTTTATGCAGCCTGGAAGACCAATGCATTCGACAATTATTTATATGGTTCAGTTATTCCATTTATTCGCATCCAAGATTTTAAAAATGTAGTTACGGAAAAAGCTAAAAAAGCTTTCAACAATTACCGAAGATTTGAAACTGATTTTAAACGCTACCTCGAATTAGAAAAGTATGAAGCATCCATTGCCAAACAACTCCAACTCATCCGAGAACTGAAACATGTTTACATCATGCGACACATCAAGTAA
- a CDS encoding M20 aminoacylase family protein, with protein MNDIVRKLEKDRIQIEEWFDHMHMNPELSMKEEKTAKYIADLVKSWGFEVETGVGKYGIVASMTIGNSGKSIGLRADFDALPIQEVNDLPYKSTKEGISHLCGHDGHTSMLLAAGKYLSETKNFDGTVRLIFQPGEETMEGGPAMIQDGLFERFPVDAIFGMHNMPGLKLGEFYFADGEVMAAVDNWEIEITGKGSHGAMPELGIDPIVAGSSLVMALQSIVSRNVAPANSAVVTVGAFLSGNAGNVVAQSAILRLSIRTKTPEDRVMVLDNIRTLTKHQAESFGCKHEIREGIPGAVLVNSVEETKMAYEIAQEAFGEEQTHYPGPTFLGSEDFAFMLQKRPGHYCFLGNGDTPMVHHPEFTFNKELLTKGAAYWVALTEGYLKS; from the coding sequence ATGAATGATATAGTTCGAAAATTAGAAAAAGATAGAATACAAATAGAAGAATGGTTTGATCACATGCACATGAATCCAGAGCTTTCTATGAAAGAAGAAAAGACGGCGAAATACATAGCGGATTTAGTCAAATCTTGGGGCTTTGAAGTAGAAACGGGTGTGGGTAAATATGGAATTGTAGCTTCGATGACCATAGGAAATAGTGGGAAATCCATTGGCTTAAGAGCTGATTTTGATGCTCTTCCGATTCAAGAGGTGAATGATTTACCCTATAAAAGTACGAAGGAGGGAATTTCTCATCTTTGTGGTCACGACGGTCATACAAGTATGTTGTTAGCAGCGGGGAAATATTTGTCGGAAACTAAAAACTTTGATGGAACCGTGCGATTAATTTTCCAACCAGGAGAAGAAACCATGGAAGGCGGGCCGGCGATGATTCAAGACGGACTTTTCGAACGTTTTCCAGTGGATGCCATTTTTGGAATGCATAATATGCCTGGATTAAAATTAGGGGAATTTTATTTTGCGGACGGAGAAGTCATGGCGGCTGTGGACAATTGGGAAATAGAAATTACAGGAAAAGGAAGTCATGGTGCCATGCCTGAACTTGGCATAGATCCAATCGTAGCGGGTTCTTCATTGGTCATGGCTTTACAGAGCATTGTTTCCAGAAATGTAGCACCTGCCAACAGTGCGGTTGTAACGGTAGGTGCATTTTTATCTGGAAATGCTGGAAATGTGGTCGCGCAATCTGCTATATTAAGACTCTCCATTCGAACGAAAACACCTGAAGATCGTGTTATGGTTTTGGATAATATTCGAACTTTGACGAAGCATCAGGCAGAAAGTTTTGGTTGTAAGCATGAGATTCGTGAGGGAATTCCAGGAGCCGTTTTAGTTAATTCCGTAGAAGAAACAAAAATGGCTTACGAAATTGCACAAGAAGCTTTTGGCGAAGAACAAACACATTATCCAGGTCCTACTTTTTTAGGTTCCGAAGATTTTGCCTTTATGTTACAAAAACGCCCTGGTCATTATTGTTTTCTTGGGAACGGCGATACGCCCATGGTGCATCATCCGGAATTTACTTTTAATAAAGAATTATTGACCAAAGGAGCGGCTTATTGGGTGGCTTTGACAGAGGGGTATTTGAAAAGTTAA